The genomic DNA TGCTGAAAAGATAAATATGAAAACTGTAGACGTAAAAGGCAAAGTATCTGAGAAGCTAGAGGATAAAAAAGGAAACTTTATAGAATCAAAGAAAAAAATAAAAAAATATATAGATAACAAAAAGAGTGTTGAAAATTCTAGTGAGGAAGATAAAATAATAGATATAGTTGAACCAGTTAGTGTTACTGAGGAATAATATGGACAATACAATAACGATTAACATAAGTATAATATATGTATTATTAGCTATACTTGCTTGTATTGCTTTAGTTTATTTAATTATTGTACTTGTTAAACTACATAAGATTTTAAATAATGTTGGAACTATGTTAAATGAAAATACTCAAAATATAAATACAACTTTAAATAATCTTCCTAATGTTGTAGAAACTTTTGGAGAAGTAGGAGAAAATATGAAAGATGTAACAGAAGTAGTTACTGAAGTTACAGCAGATTTTCTTGTTACTAAAGACAGTGTCAAATCAAATATGGATGTTATAGTTGATATATTGACTATAATTAAAAACATTTTTCTAGATAAAAAATAATAAGTTAATATAAAATAAGCCTATAAGATATAATTTAAACGACCTTAAAATAGCATTTATAAGGTCGTTTTTTATTAGCTTGATTTGACACTATGTGTTTTTAATAATTGGTAATATTCCTCTTTATCATTTGAACATATATATCTATGCTTGTTGTTTCAATTACATCCATAAGAACATCTTTACATTCAAGCTCAAAATCTTCCATTCCTTCTAAATATTCATCATCTTCATCAAAAAAGATATAAGAATTATATAGCCATTCTTCAAATCTTTCTTCAAGTATATCCCAATACGAACTCCAAAATAATCCACAACCTGATATATAAGATGCTCTACTTTGATTTATATAAACCTCATTTAGAAGCTTTTGTAATCTACTGCTATAAAGAAAATCTGCTCTTCCACTGCTTGATATTAATTCATTTAAATCTTCTATTGACATTAATTCAACTTTACCACTTTTATCATAAGGAGTATAATTTTCATCAACCCATTTATGTGGTTTGTTTTCTCTGCATACTGTTGCTATCAACTCTACAACTTTTGTTCTTATCATTTTTTTATCCTAACTTGTTTATTTTTTATAAAATAATCATGATTTTATAATTTATCTATTTCTTGTAATGCTAATTTAACAGTTTCATATCTATCAGCACCATTTATTACTACAT from Clostridioides difficile ATCC 9689 = DSM 1296 includes the following:
- a CDS encoding YtxH domain-containing protein, translating into MNLSKKIEDKRKAKQRAEKVKKAKIATAGVVLGAVTGAVSGVLLAPKSGKETREDIKDASQQIAEKINMKTVDVKGKVSEKLEDKKGNFIESKKKIKKYIDNKKSVENSSEEDKIIDIVEPVSVTEE